A single region of the Arthrobacter sp. zg-Y20 genome encodes:
- a CDS encoding RNA methyltransferase, giving the protein MSLQYLQSAADPRVSDYTSLTDTSLRRRREPEEGMYIAESSKVLRRAVDAGHRPRSFFLAEKWLPDLQDVLDRFPDVPAFVGTADVLEEITGFHLHRGALAAMERPAPLELDALLATARRVAVLEDIVDHTNIGAIFRSAAALQVDAVLVTPRCADPLYRRAIRVSMGTVFQVPWVRLTDWPGQLEQLRAAGFATAALALREDSLTLDELSARRDERLALVLGTEGDGLAESTLTAVDLAVRIPMSGGVDSLNVAAASAVAFWECRP; this is encoded by the coding sequence GTGAGCCTTCAGTACCTGCAGTCCGCCGCCGATCCGCGGGTCAGCGACTACACCTCCCTCACGGATACCTCGCTTCGGCGGCGCCGCGAACCGGAGGAGGGCATGTACATTGCCGAGTCCTCCAAGGTCCTGCGCCGCGCAGTCGACGCCGGCCACCGTCCGCGTTCCTTCTTCCTGGCCGAGAAATGGCTGCCGGACCTGCAGGACGTCCTGGACCGTTTCCCCGACGTCCCCGCCTTTGTGGGTACGGCGGACGTTTTGGAGGAGATCACCGGATTCCATCTGCACCGCGGCGCCCTGGCGGCCATGGAACGGCCGGCTCCCCTGGAGCTGGACGCGCTGCTGGCAACCGCCCGCCGGGTCGCGGTCCTGGAAGACATCGTGGACCACACCAACATCGGGGCAATCTTCCGCTCTGCGGCGGCGCTCCAGGTTGATGCCGTACTGGTCACGCCCCGCTGTGCGGACCCGTTGTACCGGCGCGCCATCCGCGTGAGCATGGGAACCGTCTTCCAGGTTCCGTGGGTCCGCCTGACCGACTGGCCCGGACAGCTTGAACAGCTGCGCGCTGCCGGTTTTGCCACCGCAGCCCTGGCCCTGCGCGAGGATTCCCTGACCCTGGACGAACTCAGTGCCCGTCGGGACGAACGCCTGGCCCTGGTCCTGGGGACCGAGGGGGACGGGCTGGCCGAATCCACCTTGACCGCTGTGGACCTGGCCGTGCGGATTCCGATGAGCGGCGGGGTGGACTCGCTCAACGTGGCAGCCGCCAGCGCCGTGGCTTTCTGGGAGTGCCGGCCCTAA
- a CDS encoding ABC transporter ATP-binding protein, with translation MSDVLEFAGVSVVRGGKTLLDGINWQVKEGERWVIMGPNGAGKTTLLQIAGGRMHPTRGVAGILEEVLGAVDVFELRPRIGLASAALAGQIPEDETVLNVVVTASYGVTGRWREKYEKLDERRAFRLLHDWGMSTFLNRRFSSLSEGERKRVQIARALMTDPELLLLDEPAAGLDLAGREDLLFRLGELARDEEAPAMVLVTHHLEEVPTGFTHALLLRDGGVVASGPIEEVFTEEHLSTAFGLPLDLKRDGGRYSATARRS, from the coding sequence ATGAGTGATGTTCTTGAATTTGCCGGCGTGAGCGTGGTTCGCGGCGGTAAGACCCTGTTGGACGGCATTAACTGGCAGGTCAAGGAGGGGGAGCGCTGGGTCATCATGGGGCCCAACGGTGCCGGAAAGACTACGCTGCTGCAGATAGCCGGCGGACGCATGCACCCCACCCGCGGTGTTGCGGGAATCCTCGAAGAAGTCCTGGGCGCGGTGGACGTTTTTGAACTGCGCCCCCGGATCGGCCTCGCATCCGCGGCCCTGGCCGGCCAGATTCCAGAAGACGAAACTGTCCTGAACGTAGTGGTGACCGCCTCCTACGGCGTAACCGGGCGCTGGCGCGAGAAGTACGAGAAGCTCGACGAGCGCCGTGCCTTCCGTCTCCTGCATGACTGGGGAATGTCCACGTTCCTCAACCGCCGCTTCTCCTCGCTGAGCGAAGGTGAGCGCAAGCGCGTGCAGATCGCCCGTGCCCTCATGACCGACCCGGAGCTGCTGCTGCTGGACGAGCCGGCTGCCGGGCTGGACCTCGCCGGCCGCGAGGACCTGCTCTTCCGGCTGGGCGAACTTGCCCGGGACGAGGAAGCGCCCGCCATGGTGCTGGTGACCCACCACTTGGAAGAGGTCCCCACCGGGTTCACCCATGCCCTGCTCCTGCGCGACGGCGGGGTGGTAGCGTCCGGGCCCATTGAAGAGGTCTTCACCGAAGAACACCTAAGCACCGCTTTCGGTCTTCCGCTGGACCTGAAGCGCGACGGCGGCCGTTACTCGGCCACCGCGCGCCGCAGCTAA
- a CDS encoding type B 50S ribosomal protein L31: MKSDIHPKYAPVVFRDLASDTAFLTSSTATSSKTIEWEDGNTYPLIEVEISSASHPFYTGKQRIMDSAGRVERFNARFKGFGAKK, translated from the coding sequence GTGAAGTCTGATATCCACCCCAAGTATGCTCCGGTTGTCTTCCGTGACCTCGCGTCCGACACCGCTTTCCTGACGAGCTCCACCGCCACGTCCTCCAAGACGATCGAGTGGGAAGACGGAAACACCTACCCGCTCATCGAGGTGGAAATCTCCTCCGCATCGCACCCGTTCTACACGGGCAAGCAGCGCATCATGGACTCCGCCGGCCGCGTCGAGCGCTTCAACGCCCGCTTCAAGGGCTTCGGCGCTAAGAAGTAA